The sequence GGATTTCTATACCGACGACGCCACCCTGGTGCTGCGCCCGGGCCTCAGCGTCTGCGGCAAGGCGCAGATCCGCCGTGCCTTCGACGCCATCGACCTGTACTTCCACGGTTGCCTGCAGGTCCGCCAGGCCGCCATGGAAGTGCTGGAGGCGGGCGACACCGCGCTCGTCCTGGCGCGCACCCTGGTGGCTGGCGAAACCGAAGAGGGCCCGCAGGTGCAGGCCCGCAAGGCGACCTACGTGTTCCGTCGCGAAGCCGACGGCCAATGGCGTTGCGCGGTCGACAACTCCTACGGCAGCGACCTTCTCGATGGCGCGCCCACTGGCAGCCGAACCCGGGGGATGACCGCATGAGCCAGGATGCGCTGCTGAAAAGCTACGTACGCAAGATCCTCGCCGCGCCGGTCTATGACGTGGCTATCGAGACTCCATTGCAACCCGCGCTGCAGCTGTCCGAGCGCCTGGGCAACCAGGTGCTGCTCAAGCGCGAGGACCTGCAGCCGGTGTTCTCCTTCAAGATTCGTGGCGCCTACAACAAACTGGCGCAGCTTTCCGCTGCCGAGCGCCAGCGCGGGGTGATTGCCGCGTCCGCCGGCAACCATGCGCAGGGCCTGGCCCTGGCGGCGAAGAAGCTGGGCGTCTCGGCGACCATCGTCATGCCGCGCACCACGCCGGAGCTGAAGGTGCAGGGCGTGCTGTCGCGCGGCGGCAAGGTGGTACTGCATGGCGACGCCTTCCCCGAGGCCCTGGCGCACGCGCTCGCCTTGGTCGAAGAGCACGGCTACACCTTCGTCCCACCTTACGACGATCCGGAAGTGATCGCCGGGCAGGGCACGGTGGCCATGGAAATCCTCCGCCAGCATCCGGGGCGACTGGACGCGATCTTCGTCCCGGTTGGCGGTGGCAGCCTGATCGCCGGCATCGCCGCCTACGTGAAGTACCTGCGCCCGGAAACCAAGGTCATCGGCGTCGAGCCGGACGATTCCAACTGCCTGCAGGCCGCGCTGGCCGCCGGCGAACGCGTGGTGCTGCCGCAGGTGGGGATCTTCGCCGACGGCGTGGCGGTGGCGCAGGTTGGCGCGCACAACTTCGAAGTCTGCCGGCATTACGTGGATGAGGTGATCACCGTCAGCAGCGACGAAATCTGCGCGGCGATCAAGGATATCTACGACGATACTCGCTCGATCACCGAACCTGCCGGCGCACTGGCGGTGGCCGGGATCAAGAAGTACGTCGAGCGCGAAGACGTCGCCGGGCAAACGCTGGTGGCCATCGACTCGGGTGCCAACATCAACTTCGATCGCCTGCGTCATGTCGCCGAGCGCGCCGAGTTGGGCGAAAAACGCGAGGCCATCCTGGCGGTGACCCTCCCCGAGCGGCCGGGCGCTTTCAAGGCGTTCTGCGAGGCGGTGGGCAAGCGGCAGATCACCGAGTTCAACTACCGCTACGACCGTAGCGAGGAAGCGCAGATCTTCGTCGGCATCCAGACCCATCCGCAGAACGACCCGCGCGCGGCGCTGGTGGATCGTTTGCGCGACCAGGGCTTCCCGGTGCTCGACCTGACCGAGAACGAGACTGCCAAGCTGCACATCCGCCACATGGTCGGCGGTCGCGCGCCGCAGGTGGAGCAGGAGCGCCTGTTCCGCTTCGAATTCCCCGAGCGACCGGGCGCGCTGTTCAACTTCCTCAACCAGCTCGGCGGGCGTTGGAACATCAGCCTGTTCCACTACCGGAACCACGGCGCTGCGGACGGTCGCGTGCTGGCCGGCCTGCAGGTGCCCGATCACGAATTGGGTGAGCTGGACGCGGTGCTGGGCGAGATCGGCTACCGCTACTGGAACGAGAGCGACAACCCGGCTTACCGCCTATTCATTGGCTAGGGCAGCGGCGCGAGCGTCTGCAGCAGGTCGCGCAGGCGATCCAGCGCCGGGTCGATGTCCAGCGTCTCGATGGCGCCGTAACCGATCAGCAGGCCGTCGCGCGTCGGCGGCTGCTGGAAGAACGGTGTCAGGCCGAGCAGGTCGAGGTCGACCTTGCGCGCCAGTTCCACCAGCTGCGGGATGTTCAGCGGCCGGCGGGCGAGAACCGCGAGATGGAAGCCGGCCACCGCCGGCACCAGCTCGAACCAGGGTGCCAGGTCGCCGGCGAAACGCTGCAGCAGGCGCTCGCGGCGGCTGGCGTAGATGGTGTGGCAGCGGCGGATGTGCTTGAGCAGGTGACCCTCCTGGAGAAAGCGCGCCAGCGCCCACTGGATCAGGGTCGAGGTGTGCCAGTCGGTCAGCTGCCGGGCAGCCCCAACCGCCTGCAGCAGCGCCGGCGGAAGCACCGCGTAGCCCAGGCGCAACTCCGGCAGCAGGGTCTTGGAGAAAGTGCCGACGTAGGCCACCAGACCGTGGCGGTCCAGGCTGTGCAGGGTGTCGTTGGGTCGCCCTTCATAGCGGAACTCGCAGTCGTAGTCGTCCTCGATGACGATGGCGCCAAGTTCCAAGGCGCGGTCGAGCAGGGCCTGGCGGCGGGCGGCTGACATCGGCATGCCGAGCGGGAACTGGTGCGACGGGGTCACGTAGATCAGCCGGGCATCGTCGGGAATGGCGTCCACGCGCAGTCCCTCGGCATCCACCGGCACGCCGACCACGCGGGCGCCCTGGGAGGCGAACAGCTGATACGCCGGTGGGTAGCCGGGCTCCTCGACGGCCACGCAGCAGCCCGGTTCGAGGAGTACCCGCGAGATGAGATCCAGCGCTTGCTGTGCACCGTTGCAAACCACCACGTCGTCCGCCGAGCAGCGCAGCCCGCGGGAGAAGGTCGCGTGGCGGGCGATGGCCTCGCGCAGCGCCGGCAGCCCTTCGGCCTGGCTGTACAGACCGCGCGCCTGTGCGCTTTGGCGCAGCGCGTACTGCACACAGCGACGCCATTCGTCCTGCGGGAAGTGGCTGGGGGAGGTCGCGCCGCCGATGAAGGAATAGCGCAGGCGAACGCCCAGGGCCGGGTGCTGCAACGCTCTGGAAATGCCGCGCCAATGCTCCAGCACTCTGGCGCTGGCGAGCTCGGTCGGCTGCTGTTTGTGCTGCTGGCGGGCGCTGTGGGCGTTGACGAAGGTGCCGACGCCGACCTTGCCGACCAGCAGGTTGTCGTAGGTCAGCTGGGCGTAGGCCTCGGCTACCGTCTTGCGCGACAGCCCCAGGTGCTCGGCGAGCA is a genomic window of Pseudomonas knackmussii B13 containing:
- a CDS encoding YybH family protein; translated protein: MSPHSVTQAIEQADRLINARQFDPLMDFYTDDATLVLRPGLSVCGKAQIRRAFDAIDLYFHGCLQVRQAAMEVLEAGDTALVLARTLVAGETEEGPQVQARKATYVFRREADGQWRCAVDNSYGSDLLDGAPTGSRTRGMTA
- the ilvA gene encoding threonine ammonia-lyase, biosynthetic, which encodes MLKSYVRKILAAPVYDVAIETPLQPALQLSERLGNQVLLKREDLQPVFSFKIRGAYNKLAQLSAAERQRGVIAASAGNHAQGLALAAKKLGVSATIVMPRTTPELKVQGVLSRGGKVVLHGDAFPEALAHALALVEEHGYTFVPPYDDPEVIAGQGTVAMEILRQHPGRLDAIFVPVGGGSLIAGIAAYVKYLRPETKVIGVEPDDSNCLQAALAAGERVVLPQVGIFADGVAVAQVGAHNFEVCRHYVDEVITVSSDEICAAIKDIYDDTRSITEPAGALAVAGIKKYVEREDVAGQTLVAIDSGANINFDRLRHVAERAELGEKREAILAVTLPERPGAFKAFCEAVGKRQITEFNYRYDRSEEAQIFVGIQTHPQNDPRAALVDRLRDQGFPVLDLTENETAKLHIRHMVGGRAPQVEQERLFRFEFPERPGALFNFLNQLGGRWNISLFHYRNHGAADGRVLAGLQVPDHELGELDAVLGEIGYRYWNESDNPAYRLFIG
- a CDS encoding PLP-dependent aminotransferase family protein gives rise to the protein MELHVVIEGDKDLTGQLYRQLRESIESGRLAAGTQLPPTRLLAEHLGLSRKTVAEAYAQLTYDNLLVGKVGVGTFVNAHSARQQHKQQPTELASARVLEHWRGISRALQHPALGVRLRYSFIGGATSPSHFPQDEWRRCVQYALRQSAQARGLYSQAEGLPALREAIARHATFSRGLRCSADDVVVCNGAQQALDLISRVLLEPGCCVAVEEPGYPPAYQLFASQGARVVGVPVDAEGLRVDAIPDDARLIYVTPSHQFPLGMPMSAARRQALLDRALELGAIVIEDDYDCEFRYEGRPNDTLHSLDRHGLVAYVGTFSKTLLPELRLGYAVLPPALLQAVGAARQLTDWHTSTLIQWALARFLQEGHLLKHIRRCHTIYASRRERLLQRFAGDLAPWFELVPAVAGFHLAVLARRPLNIPQLVELARKVDLDLLGLTPFFQQPPTRDGLLIGYGAIETLDIDPALDRLRDLLQTLAPLP